The segment GCCATTCAGCGTATCGAGTACACGATCCAGCGTGGCGGAGAGATCAGCGACCAGATCCTGGCTGATGGTCGCCAGCTGACGCGACAGTGACGGAGAGTCTTCACTCAGGGTGACTTCCGAGCCAGCCACCTCGACTGCCTTCTCGCTCGTCTGACTATCCAGCTGACGCAGACCTTCAATCAGCGCTTCGCGCTGACTTGGATCTTCCAGGAGTGTTGCCAGGCTCTCGTAGGAAGAGCTGGAAGCCTCTGCTTCAGTGCTGGTGGATTCGGCCGCATGGGAGAGGCTGCTGAACGCGAGACTCAATACCATGAGCACCGTCATCAGCCCGTACATAAGCCAAGGCGGGGAAAATGCCGCACGAGCCTGAGACGGAGCGTGGACGGGGGGAGAGTGCAGGGGAGTCGGAATCGCCACAGATGGCTTCTCCTGTTGGGTGAGTGGGTAAGTGATGTGTCGAGCAGGCTCCGCAAGGGGCTTCAGGTGCACGCGGGCACCTGAATCACGCTGACGTCTGAACAGTAACGCGAGGATCTGTCAGGCAGATGTGAGGCGGCGTCGCGAGCATCCTGCGCGCGCACCATGCAACAGTTATCGGGGCGATTGGTGCTAACCCAACCCTGAATACCATTATCGAGAGACATTTGTGTGCCATAGCGTGCGGTAGGCGTGAGCATCGTTCAAGCCCTTTGCCGTGTTTGTGAGAAAGCTTGACGTTTTCTCTTGGCCGTAAATACGCGCTGTAGCGCTACAGAATTCGGTGTGGTGGCGGGAAGAGAGAGCAGGTAGTATTGCGACTGATTATTATTCGCGAAATTGATTTGCCGTGATACCACTACCGCCAGCGCCGAGTGGACCCCTTGGGGAATTTTCCTCGTCTGCCTGTTCCAACGCGGGGTAACCACGTGGCCGCTCATGACTGACTGCTCTCGCTCATTTTCCCTTGGCTGTTCATGTCTGACGGCCGAACCCTAATTTAGTGCCTGATTCATGGAGAAGTTGATGGACAAATTCATGGGAAGTCGTCGAGGTAGCGTGCTGTCGTCATTGGCCGTACTGCTGCTGGGCGCTTCGTTGTCTGCTGAAGCGCGCACTGTCGAGACGGCCTACGGCGAACTGGAGATCGAGGGCTCGCCTGAGCGTGTCGTGACGCTCTACGAGGGAGCACTGGATGTCGCGGTAGCGAGTCAGGTCAGCCCGCTGGGGGCGATCACGACGCGCGGAGGAGAGGGTGTCGCGGCCTATATCGCGCCGCAGGTGCCGAATATCGCCATTGTTGGTACACCGCGCGAGTTCAACATTGAAGCCGTCGTGGCACTCAAGCCGGACATGATTCTGGCGCCTCCCGGGCTGGATCTGACTCAGTATCAGCTGTTCTCACGACTGGCGCCGACCATCGTGCCTGTCGCTGGAGGGCTGAAGGCCGACGCATGGAAGATGCAGAGCCGCACCTACGCTGAGGCATTGGGGGATGATGCCGCGTCTGAACTCGAGAAGCGTCTGACCGCGATCGAGTCTCACGCAGCACGCCTCAAATCACGGATGGCGGTGCCAGAGACGGCCAGTCTGGTGCGTCGCATGCCGGGCGGATTGCTGGTGATGTCCGATCAGCTGTTTGCCACCGGCTTGCTGACAGCCAGTGGTTACCAGCTGGTGGGCAGTGATCTGGTCAAGGCGGGGCGCCCGCACTCTGACCCATTGAGCGACGAGAACCTGTCGCGCATCGACGCTCAGACCATCTTCCTCGCAACGTTGGACCATACCTCCGATGAGGCGATCGAGGCACTGGCGTCGCAGCCGACTTTCCGGCGACTGAAGCTTGCCAGTCACGACGGGCTGGTGGGCGTGGATGGACAGTTATGGACGAGCGCCAGCGGTCCGCTGGCCGCTGAAGCGCTGCTGAAGGATATCGACAGAGCACGTGAGGAAGAAGAGCGTGAATGATGAGCCATCATCATGCCGAGACTCCGTGTGGCACGCTGCAGTCTCCCCCCAGCACTCCCTTTTGATGCATGACGTGTGCAGGAGGAGGCATGCAGGCTGACGAGAGGGTTTCACGCTCGCATACCTCGGCAATCTGCTCTGGCACAGCCATGCCTTGTCGCTCAGCAACGCCGGCGGCCCCAGCGACTCGCAACGTCGCTGGGCGCTTTGCGTTGTGGCAGGTGATGCCACTGGCCTGTGCGATCGCATTGCTGGCCTGCATCGCGAGCCTGCTGTGGGGGGCTGGGCCGGTGGGTCCGGTTCAGGCACTGAAGGTCCTGGTGGGGCAGGGTGGCGAGGAGGCACGCTTTGTCGTCTCTGAGCTGCGCGCACCGCGTTCGTTGATCGGTATTGTCGTGGGCATGATGTTGGCCTGTGGTGGTGCGTTGATGCAG is part of the Cobetia sp. L2A1 genome and harbors:
- a CDS encoding ABC transporter substrate-binding protein; this encodes MDKFMGSRRGSVLSSLAVLLLGASLSAEARTVETAYGELEIEGSPERVVTLYEGALDVAVASQVSPLGAITTRGGEGVAAYIAPQVPNIAIVGTPREFNIEAVVALKPDMILAPPGLDLTQYQLFSRLAPTIVPVAGGLKADAWKMQSRTYAEALGDDAASELEKRLTAIESHAARLKSRMAVPETASLVRRMPGGLLVMSDQLFATGLLTASGYQLVGSDLVKAGRPHSDPLSDENLSRIDAQTIFLATLDHTSDEAIEALASQPTFRRLKLASHDGLVGVDGQLWTSASGPLAAEALLKDIDRAREEEERE